In Limisalsivibrio acetivorans, one genomic interval encodes:
- the fbp gene encoding class 1 fructose-bisphosphatase yields MEVGVTNLGRYLLEEQRKHPQATGDFTLIIEQIAFACKVISREVNKAGIVNILGKAKNVNVHGEEQQKLDVYSNRKMIQALDHIGKLCAMGSEEDEEIIRIPDHYPKGKYVVVFDPLDGSSNIDVNISIGTIFAVYRSISSCKEGVEEDFKQSGRNLVAAGYVLYGSSTMLVYTAGNGVNGFTLDPNIGEFLLSHENIKMPESGKIYSFNEANYNRWTPEIQNYVNCLRNMTERQYTGRYIGSLVADFHRNLLKGGVFGYPGDSKNPKGKLRLLYEAIPLAFIIEQAGGQATDGEQNILDIVPEELHQRTPLIIGSNYEVDLYKQYMKGEVKC; encoded by the coding sequence ATGGAAGTAGGAGTAACGAATTTAGGGCGCTATCTGCTTGAAGAGCAGAGGAAACACCCCCAGGCCACCGGAGACTTCACTCTTATCATTGAGCAGATTGCATTCGCATGCAAGGTTATAAGCCGTGAGGTAAACAAGGCAGGAATCGTGAACATCCTTGGAAAGGCCAAGAATGTGAATGTCCACGGCGAGGAACAGCAGAAGCTTGATGTATACTCAAACAGGAAGATGATACAAGCTCTCGACCACATCGGCAAGCTCTGCGCCATGGGTTCCGAAGAGGATGAGGAGATCATCAGGATTCCTGATCACTACCCAAAAGGTAAGTACGTTGTTGTTTTCGACCCCCTTGACGGATCCAGTAATATCGATGTAAATATCAGTATCGGAACAATATTTGCCGTTTATAGAAGCATATCTTCATGCAAAGAGGGTGTGGAAGAGGATTTTAAACAGTCTGGCAGAAACCTTGTTGCTGCAGGATATGTGCTCTACGGCTCCAGTACTATGCTTGTTTATACAGCCGGAAACGGTGTTAACGGCTTTACTCTTGACCCCAACATCGGCGAATTCCTTCTTTCCCATGAGAATATAAAGATGCCTGAATCAGGCAAGATATACAGCTTCAACGAGGCTAACTATAACCGCTGGACACCAGAGATACAGAATTACGTTAACTGCCTGCGGAATATGACCGAAAGGCAGTACACCGGAAGATACATCGGCTCACTGGTGGCCGATTTCCATAGAAACCTCCTGAAGGGTGGAGTATTCGGTTATCCCGGTGATTCCAAGAACCCCAAGGGTAAACTCAGGCTCCTTTATGAAGCTATACCTCTCGCCTTCATTATCGAGCAGGCGGGGGGGCAGGCCACCGATGGTGAGCAGAATATCCTCGATATAGTCCCCGAGGAGCTCCACCAGAGAACGCCTCTTATCATAGGTTCGAACTATGAAGTTGATCTTTATAAGCAGTATATGAAGGGTGAAGTAAAATGCTGA
- a CDS encoding deoxyribonuclease IV, producing the protein MLIGAHESASGGVYKAVDRALADECESMQVFVKNNNRWKAKPLTDKEIEKYHTEIEKLGAGNVCTHASYLINLATDKEETYEKSVNGMKDELDRCDKLGIPYYIIHPGSHVGQGEEFGIKKIADSISDIYNDGDYKTMLLLEITAGQGTNLGYTFDQLGEIMDKCGLDERIGICLDSCHMYSAGYDIVNEYDKVFDKLFDQFPGKIKVFHLNDTKFPHASKRDRHEFIAQGEIGEDFFKRVVNDERFKDVLGVLETPVKGDDTYLEEVRLLKSYRK; encoded by the coding sequence ATGCTGATAGGCGCCCACGAATCTGCATCCGGAGGGGTTTACAAAGCTGTGGATCGTGCTCTGGCTGATGAGTGCGAGTCCATGCAGGTGTTCGTCAAGAACAACAACCGCTGGAAGGCAAAACCCCTCACAGACAAAGAGATAGAAAAATACCATACAGAGATAGAAAAGCTGGGTGCGGGCAATGTCTGCACCCATGCCTCCTACCTTATCAACCTTGCCACCGATAAGGAGGAAACCTACGAGAAGTCTGTCAACGGAATGAAGGACGAGCTCGACAGATGCGATAAACTCGGCATACCCTACTATATAATCCACCCCGGCAGTCACGTTGGCCAGGGTGAGGAGTTCGGCATCAAGAAGATCGCCGATTCTATCTCTGATATATATAATGACGGAGACTACAAAACCATGCTCCTGCTTGAGATTACAGCGGGGCAGGGGACAAACCTCGGCTACACCTTCGACCAGCTCGGGGAGATCATGGATAAATGCGGACTGGACGAGCGGATAGGCATCTGCCTCGATTCCTGCCATATGTACTCCGCTGGCTACGATATTGTTAATGAATACGATAAGGTTTTCGACAAACTCTTCGACCAGTTCCCGGGCAAGATCAAGGTGTTCCACCTTAACGACACAAAATTCCCCCACGCAAGTAAGCGTGACCGCCACGAGTTCATCGCTCAGGGTGAGATCGGGGAGGATTTCTTCAAGCGTGTGGTGAATGATGAACGTTTTAAGGATGTGCTCGGTGTCCTGGAAACCCCCGTTAAAGGTGATGACACCTATCTGGAAGAGGTTCGTCTCCTCAAATCCTACAGAAAATAA
- a CDS encoding aspartate-semialdehyde dehydrogenase, whose amino-acid sequence MAELKKKDAYNVAIAGATGAVGETFLEILEERNFPIAKLKLLASKRSAGKKIKFKGTEYTVEELTHDCFDDVDIALFSAGGGRSKEFAPSAVKAGAVVVDNSSAFRMDDDVPLVVPEVNPHAVKEHKGIIANPNCTTIIMVVALQPLHAFSKVKKAVVSSYQSSSGAGAQAMEELMEQARQWTKGEKLTVDKFAHQLLFNVIPHIDSFQENGYTKEEMKMFNETRKIMGDKDVKVSSTCVRVPVLSAHSEAVTVTTEDEITVEKAKELFAAAPGIEVMDNPDNLEYPMPLFCAGDDTCYVGRIRKDLTDDNTLTFWVVGDQLRKGAATNAVQIAELLIK is encoded by the coding sequence ATGGCCGAACTTAAGAAAAAAGATGCCTACAATGTGGCGATAGCCGGTGCTACCGGAGCCGTAGGCGAGACATTCCTTGAAATTCTCGAAGAAAGAAACTTCCCCATTGCAAAGCTTAAGCTCCTTGCTTCCAAACGCTCTGCGGGTAAAAAGATAAAATTTAAAGGTACGGAATACACGGTTGAGGAACTTACCCACGACTGCTTCGACGATGTTGATATAGCTCTCTTCTCCGCAGGTGGCGGAAGAAGTAAGGAGTTCGCACCCTCAGCAGTTAAGGCGGGCGCCGTGGTTGTGGATAACAGCTCCGCTTTCCGTATGGATGACGACGTTCCACTTGTAGTCCCCGAGGTGAACCCCCATGCCGTTAAAGAACACAAGGGGATCATAGCAAACCCCAACTGCACAACTATCATAATGGTTGTGGCACTCCAGCCCCTCCATGCATTCAGCAAGGTCAAAAAGGCTGTGGTTTCTTCATACCAGTCCTCATCCGGTGCGGGTGCGCAGGCTATGGAAGAGCTTATGGAGCAGGCTCGCCAGTGGACCAAGGGTGAGAAACTCACTGTGGATAAGTTCGCTCACCAGCTACTTTTCAACGTTATACCCCATATCGATTCCTTCCAGGAAAACGGCTACACTAAGGAAGAGATGAAGATGTTCAACGAAACACGCAAGATCATGGGTGATAAAGACGTTAAAGTAAGCTCCACATGCGTTCGTGTTCCCGTTCTCTCAGCACACTCCGAAGCGGTCACAGTGACCACAGAGGATGAAATAACCGTAGAGAAGGCGAAGGAGCTTTTTGCCGCCGCTCCCGGTATAGAGGTTATGGACAACCCCGATAACCTTGAGTATCCCATGCCCCTCTTCTGCGCAGGGGACGATACCTGCTACGTGGGCAGAATCCGCAAGGATCTCACCGATGACAACACGCTCACTTTCTGGGTTGTCGGCGACCAGCTTCGTAAGGGTGCGGCGACTAACGCCGTGCAGATTGCAGAGCTTCTCATTAAGTAA
- a CDS encoding AAA family ATPase: MSDSPAVMILKELLDVEKEVETHISHVLLTKDHVYKIKKKVDFGFLDFSRLKQRKQYCLMEKELNERFCDGVYEDVLKIARKEKSFELAPFDNTQNTVEYVVKMRRIPEGDFFSTRVQNNEISYEEAVRVGKHIGSLFKGINTPEMQAKEEGDYSVVRFNCEENFQQTEGYKDKFIDPEAFDFIKKKTMAFLDENADLFRERAEKGFVKNGHGDLRIEHVFYNGDQIGLIDCIEFNRRFRFNDVMSEIGFLSTELDQAGRTDLSDGVLEGFFTEYDDEGSRKLLNFYRCYRAYVRAKVTCFLLAEKGEEWENFNDVLAQVHELIRLAVVYAVNMDSPKTLVFHGLMASGKSKNARLFKEIYPVHAVNSDHLRKTLAGMDPEERVYVDYGTEIYTKEHTQRMYEEMGRIAQKCRELGRMCILDGSFSKKAYLEYVLSAGELDYSLIRFSAPEDVVQERLRKRLEKKTVSDGREEIYQAQKDSAEDIGSDLDIVTTGDPRDNATAVIKFLVSDEA; this comes from the coding sequence ATGAGTGATTCCCCCGCAGTGATGATTCTTAAAGAGCTTCTCGATGTTGAAAAAGAGGTAGAAACCCATATATCCCACGTGCTTCTTACTAAAGACCACGTCTATAAGATAAAGAAAAAGGTGGATTTCGGATTCCTCGACTTCTCCAGACTAAAACAGCGCAAGCAGTACTGCCTCATGGAAAAGGAGCTCAACGAGCGTTTCTGTGACGGGGTTTATGAGGATGTCCTCAAAATAGCCCGCAAGGAGAAGAGCTTCGAGCTTGCACCCTTCGACAATACCCAGAACACGGTGGAATACGTTGTTAAGATGAGGCGTATCCCCGAGGGTGATTTCTTCTCCACCCGTGTACAGAATAATGAAATAAGCTATGAAGAAGCTGTGCGTGTCGGCAAGCATATCGGCTCACTCTTCAAGGGGATCAACACCCCGGAGATGCAGGCGAAGGAGGAGGGGGACTACTCCGTAGTCCGCTTCAACTGTGAGGAAAATTTCCAACAGACCGAAGGGTATAAGGATAAATTCATAGATCCCGAAGCCTTCGATTTCATAAAGAAGAAGACAATGGCCTTTCTGGATGAAAACGCTGACCTTTTCCGTGAAAGGGCGGAGAAGGGTTTTGTAAAGAACGGGCACGGTGATCTCCGCATCGAACATGTCTTTTACAACGGCGATCAGATAGGGCTCATTGACTGTATCGAGTTCAACAGACGTTTCCGCTTTAACGATGTAATGTCCGAGATCGGTTTTCTCAGCACGGAGCTTGACCAGGCCGGCAGAACGGACCTTTCCGACGGCGTTCTTGAGGGATTCTTCACAGAGTACGACGATGAGGGGAGCCGGAAGCTCCTGAACTTCTACCGTTGCTATCGTGCCTACGTAAGGGCGAAGGTGACCTGCTTCCTTCTCGCCGAGAAGGGTGAGGAATGGGAGAATTTCAATGATGTCCTTGCTCAGGTCCATGAGCTTATAAGGCTTGCCGTTGTTTATGCTGTGAATATGGATTCTCCTAAAACACTCGTATTCCATGGCCTTATGGCCAGTGGTAAGAGCAAGAACGCCCGATTATTCAAGGAGATTTACCCTGTACACGCCGTAAATTCCGATCACCTCCGCAAAACCTTGGCGGGTATGGACCCCGAAGAGCGGGTATATGTGGACTACGGGACAGAGATATACACGAAAGAACACACCCAAAGGATGTATGAGGAGATGGGTCGGATAGCGCAGAAATGTAGGGAACTTGGCAGGATGTGCATACTGGACGGCAGCTTCTCTAAGAAGGCGTATCTTGAGTATGTCCTCTCCGCTGGTGAGCTTGATTACAGCCTTATACGCTTCTCCGCTCCAGAGGATGTTGTTCAGGAACGCTTGAGGAAGCGTCTTGAGAAGAAGACCGTCTCCGACGGACGTGAGGAGATATATCAAGCACAGAAGGATTCCGCCGAGGATATCGGCTCAGACCTTGATATAGTTACGACGGGTGATCCCAGAGACAACGCCACGGCTGTTATTAAGTTTCTGGTGAGCGATGAAGCTTAA
- the speE gene encoding polyamine aminopropyltransferase gives MSEYSEKYTEHYEDGSSLSFEVKKLYSGESEYQKLDIYETEHLGNLMTLDGLVMLNSAEEFAYHEMIAHVPMFAHPNPQRVLVIGGGDGGTAKEVLRHECVKECVMVEIDNLVVEKSKEYFPDLHDFDNERLTLLIQDGVQYIKDNPGSFDVVLIDSTDPIGPAVGLFQEEFYKAVSAAMKEDGIFSAQSESPWMYKDIQKAMFADLKKVFPVVDMYLSFIPFYPSGMWSFAFASKVYKPFEKLRENDIKAMEPELKYFNSDIMRGCFALPTFAKEVL, from the coding sequence ATGTCTGAATACAGCGAAAAGTATACCGAACACTACGAAGACGGCTCCTCCCTGAGTTTCGAGGTTAAAAAACTCTATTCAGGGGAGAGCGAGTACCAGAAGCTTGATATATATGAGACCGAACACCTCGGCAACCTTATGACCCTCGACGGGCTTGTTATGCTCAATTCCGCCGAGGAGTTCGCCTACCACGAGATGATCGCCCATGTCCCCATGTTTGCACACCCGAACCCCCAAAGGGTGCTTGTTATCGGCGGCGGGGATGGAGGAACTGCTAAAGAGGTCCTCCGCCACGAGTGCGTTAAGGAATGCGTTATGGTGGAGATCGATAACCTTGTTGTGGAGAAATCAAAGGAATACTTCCCCGATCTGCACGATTTCGATAACGAACGCCTGACTCTCCTCATTCAGGATGGCGTTCAATATATAAAAGATAACCCAGGCTCCTTCGATGTGGTTCTTATCGATTCCACAGACCCCATTGGCCCCGCAGTGGGTCTGTTTCAGGAGGAGTTTTATAAGGCAGTTTCTGCTGCTATGAAGGAGGATGGAATATTCTCCGCCCAGTCCGAAAGCCCTTGGATGTATAAGGATATACAGAAAGCGATGTTTGCCGATCTGAAGAAGGTTTTCCCCGTGGTGGATATGTATCTCTCCTTCATACCCTTTTATCCCTCCGGCATGTGGAGCTTCGCTTTCGCATCCAAGGTATATAAGCCCTTCGAGAAGCTGAGAGAGAACGACATAAAAGCGATGGAGCCCGAATTGAAGTATTTCAACTCAGATATAATGAGGGGCTGTTTTGCACTCCCCACCTTCGCCAAAGAGGTGCTCTGA
- a CDS encoding pyruvoyl-dependent arginine decarboxylase, with translation MIFKTPTTHFYVTGSSEGYTSLNAFDGALLDAGIGNTNLVKMSSIVPPKCKLIEPVKLPQGNLIPVAYASIVVAEPGITISAAVAAAYPEDEEMAGLIMEYSAPARKGKVEEHVRLMAEKGMEMRGQKIKEIRSVSIEHEVQSIGAAFAAVVLWD, from the coding sequence ATGATCTTTAAAACACCTACCACCCATTTCTACGTAACAGGAAGCAGTGAGGGATACACATCTTTGAACGCCTTCGACGGTGCTTTGCTCGATGCAGGCATAGGCAATACGAACCTCGTTAAGATGAGCAGTATCGTCCCCCCGAAGTGTAAACTCATAGAGCCCGTTAAGCTCCCCCAGGGGAACCTTATACCCGTTGCCTATGCGTCCATAGTTGTTGCGGAGCCGGGTATCACCATATCCGCCGCGGTGGCCGCCGCCTATCCAGAAGACGAGGAGATGGCAGGGCTTATCATGGAATACTCCGCACCCGCCAGAAAAGGCAAGGTTGAGGAGCATGTAAGGCTCATGGCCGAGAAGGGTATGGAGATGAGAGGGCAGAAGATAAAGGAGATCCGCAGTGTTTCTATCGAGCATGAAGTGCAAAGCATAGGCGCAGCTTTCGCCGCAGTTGTTCTCTGGGATTAA
- a CDS encoding ribonuclease Z, producing the protein MKLNFSVTQVNSPFEDTAFFVRNTYKKRSLLFDCGKIGGLTNQEVLSIYDIFISHTHIDHFYGFDRILRGSIMADKTIRIFGPPGIIRNVRGKVESYTWNLIKSYPIRLEVVELDKSMVHKHAFFKAENGFEPEYSEIAHDDIDLGDGFIFDFEFFDHRVTSAGYKLTESRHIAADKDAMAENGLKPDKWLGELKEHLAASGDPERRFTVDTVEGAKEFSSAELEGMIIRYTDPQSITFITDIAPSYDNYRKAVEFAENSTILLIEGVFMKEDILHAMEKKHLTLDLAKQIYRRSGSKFVRFFHFAPRYDRMRPAFMKRLYEGFEGNIL; encoded by the coding sequence ATGAAGCTTAATTTCTCCGTTACACAGGTCAACTCACCCTTTGAGGACACGGCCTTTTTTGTGCGTAACACCTATAAGAAACGTTCCCTCCTGTTCGACTGCGGCAAGATAGGCGGTCTTACAAATCAGGAGGTTCTCAGTATATATGACATCTTCATAAGCCACACCCACATAGACCACTTCTACGGTTTCGACCGCATCTTGCGAGGCTCCATAATGGCGGATAAAACCATCCGCATCTTCGGTCCCCCCGGTATAATAAGAAACGTACGGGGGAAGGTGGAGTCATATACATGGAACCTTATCAAGAGTTATCCTATTCGGCTCGAGGTTGTGGAGCTCGATAAAAGCATGGTCCATAAACACGCATTCTTTAAGGCTGAGAATGGATTCGAGCCGGAATACTCCGAGATAGCCCACGATGATATCGACCTTGGGGATGGTTTCATCTTTGACTTCGAGTTCTTCGATCATCGTGTGACATCTGCCGGCTATAAGCTCACCGAGTCTAGGCATATTGCCGCCGATAAGGATGCCATGGCGGAAAACGGACTAAAACCCGATAAATGGTTGGGAGAGCTGAAGGAGCATCTGGCCGCTTCGGGTGATCCGGAGCGCAGATTCACTGTCGATACGGTGGAAGGTGCGAAGGAGTTCAGCTCAGCCGAGCTTGAGGGTATGATAATCCGCTACACCGATCCCCAGAGTATAACGTTTATAACGGATATTGCTCCCAGCTATGATAATTACCGCAAGGCGGTTGAGTTTGCAGAAAACAGTACCATATTGCTCATAGAGGGCGTGTTCATGAAGGAGGATATCCTCCATGCCATGGAGAAGAAGCACCTCACCCTCGACCTAGCAAAGCAGATATACCGGAGGAGCGGTTCAAAATTCGTCCGCTTCTTCCACTTCGCTCCACGCTATGACAGGATGCGCCCCGCTTTTATGAAGCGGCTTTATGAAGGGTTCGAAGGGAATATTCTCTAA
- a CDS encoding helix-turn-helix domain-containing protein, whose protein sequence is MKFGKMIRELRQERNLTLRALAELSGCSTSFLSQVERDLISPTVASLKKLADALGVTMTSFFEQDNSTKSSVVVRRGERVRFASKGSRVIYESLKPLEANSVLEPLYQILESGAYSGDDYNIHVGEEFVIVLSGRLEITLDDESIVLSEGDSAIYNSNVPHRWRNINDGQTELLWVNTPPTF, encoded by the coding sequence TTGAAGTTTGGTAAGATGATTAGAGAACTGAGGCAGGAGAGGAATTTGACCCTGCGGGCCCTTGCGGAGTTGAGCGGCTGCAGCACTTCATTCCTTTCTCAGGTAGAGAGGGATTTAATCTCGCCGACTGTGGCAAGCCTCAAGAAGCTGGCCGATGCACTCGGCGTAACCATGACCTCCTTCTTTGAGCAGGATAACAGCACAAAGAGCAGCGTTGTTGTCCGCAGAGGGGAGAGGGTTCGGTTTGCCTCAAAGGGCTCCCGTGTTATTTACGAGTCACTGAAGCCCCTTGAAGCAAACTCCGTACTCGAGCCGCTTTATCAGATCCTTGAATCAGGTGCTTACAGCGGTGACGACTATAACATCCATGTTGGCGAAGAGTTTGTTATAGTCCTTAGTGGAAGGCTTGAGATAACCCTGGATGATGAATCCATCGTTTTGTCAGAAGGGGACAGCGCTATCTATAATTCTAACGTTCCGCACCGCTGGCGGAATATCAACGATGGTCAAACAGAGCTGTTATGGGTGAATACACCCCCAACATTTTAA
- the speB gene encoding agmatinase, translating into MEVFQLRYNEGLFCTPHLRQRGALIYPVSNCFIACDTPYNEAEWVIFGAPYDGTSSYRPGSRFAPDSIRAASYGLETYSPAQDKDLEDVRICDCGDVELSFGDKKRILAAIEEKAAGFVQDGKKVIGVGGEHLVTLPLFMASAGKLENPALIHLDAHADLRDDYMGEKLSHATVVRRIADVIGAENVFQYGIRSGTAEEFAYIRSNSTMKTPPEKLKSILKDRPVYFTLDLDVLDPAFFPGTGTPEPGGWSFSELVGFFQFISGLNVVGCDVVELSPHYDHSGVSSITASKVLRELILKVF; encoded by the coding sequence ATTGAAGTATTTCAACTCAGATATAATGAGGGGCTGTTTTGCACTCCCCACCTTCGCCAAAGAGGTGCTCTGATTTATCCCGTATCAAACTGCTTCATCGCCTGCGATACGCCATATAATGAGGCGGAATGGGTCATCTTCGGAGCACCCTATGACGGTACAAGCAGTTACCGGCCCGGTTCCCGTTTCGCCCCCGACAGCATAAGAGCTGCATCCTATGGGCTTGAAACATATTCCCCTGCCCAGGATAAGGATCTTGAGGATGTCAGGATCTGCGATTGCGGCGATGTGGAGCTCTCGTTCGGCGATAAGAAGCGTATCCTTGCTGCCATAGAAGAAAAGGCTGCTGGCTTTGTTCAGGATGGCAAGAAGGTTATCGGGGTAGGGGGTGAGCATCTTGTTACGCTCCCCCTCTTTATGGCCTCAGCGGGCAAGCTTGAGAATCCCGCTCTCATACATCTGGATGCCCATGCGGACCTGCGGGATGACTATATGGGAGAGAAGCTTTCCCACGCAACGGTTGTGCGCCGGATTGCAGATGTTATTGGTGCAGAGAACGTATTCCAATACGGCATACGTTCCGGTACGGCTGAAGAGTTCGCCTACATCCGCTCTAATTCGACCATGAAAACTCCGCCGGAGAAGCTCAAAAGCATTCTAAAGGACAGGCCGGTCTATTTTACCCTTGATCTTGATGTACTTGACCCCGCTTTTTTCCCCGGTACAGGTACCCCGGAACCCGGGGGCTGGAGCTTTAGTGAACTTGTGGGATTTTTCCAATTCATCAGCGGTTTGAATGTTGTTGGATGTGATGTTGTGGAGCTCTCTCCGCACTATGATCACAGTGGTGTTTCGAGCATCACAGCGTCAAAGGTTCTCAGAGAGCTTATTTTAAAGGTATTTTGA
- the speD gene encoding adenosylmethionine decarboxylase: protein MNSLGRHILVELYGCEEDILSNTKLIQQEMENAADIAGATRVGSNFHTFSPYGVSGVVVIAESHLTIHTWPELGYAALDLFTCGDSVNPWTAFEHLEKVFKAYKVQTQEIKRGSVKDAEENPAPVQLCAVRSA from the coding sequence ATGAACTCACTCGGTAGACACATTCTCGTAGAGCTTTACGGATGCGAAGAGGATATCCTCAGCAACACAAAACTTATCCAGCAGGAAATGGAAAATGCGGCTGATATAGCCGGAGCAACAAGGGTAGGGAGCAATTTCCACACCTTCAGCCCCTACGGCGTTAGTGGCGTTGTGGTTATCGCTGAATCACACCTTACGATCCACACATGGCCCGAACTCGGCTATGCCGCACTTGATCTTTTCACCTGCGGTGATAGTGTTAACCCATGGACAGCCTTTGAGCACCTCGAAAAGGTTTTTAAGGCATACAAGGTACAAACACAGGAGATTAAAAGGGGTAGCGTTAAGGATGCAGAAGAGAACCCCGCCCCTGTGCAGCTCTGCGCAGTCAGGAGTGCATAG
- a CDS encoding alpha/beta hydrolase, with protein MFSTKPKHPLEPFIDLEGIDDDELAVMDIKRAETEEVSRPENYPEFRKNGRDGVLLIHGFTGAPYEMRPLADHLYNDGYTVYLARVAGHGSRPEYLETMSYLDWYESLKYGYYLLRNNCERIFVAGQSMGGLLAVNLAVNHEVEGLILSAPCFRVKNRLIGIVPFAKHIKRFETKEIKEEDREFFYDRYSLEGLHQLMMLMRLTEGCAPRVHVPTLTFQCSLDKTVEPCASEQFHKDLGTYDKRLIIYDDGETSVHALTTESNPWRPEMFAEISGWLKRF; from the coding sequence TTGTTCAGCACAAAGCCTAAACACCCTCTGGAACCATTTATCGACCTTGAGGGGATAGATGATGACGAACTGGCCGTTATGGATATCAAAAGGGCGGAAACCGAGGAGGTTTCAAGGCCTGAAAACTATCCGGAGTTCCGTAAAAACGGCAGGGACGGCGTACTTCTTATCCACGGTTTCACAGGTGCTCCCTATGAGATGCGCCCCCTTGCGGATCATCTATACAACGATGGCTACACCGTTTATCTTGCAAGGGTAGCAGGACACGGCTCCAGACCGGAGTATCTTGAGACCATGTCATATCTGGACTGGTACGAATCACTTAAATACGGATACTACCTTCTGAGAAATAACTGCGAACGTATATTCGTGGCCGGGCAGTCCATGGGTGGGCTTTTGGCGGTTAATCTTGCAGTGAACCATGAAGTGGAGGGTCTTATACTTTCTGCCCCATGTTTCAGGGTAAAAAACCGCCTGATCGGGATAGTTCCCTTTGCAAAGCATATTAAAAGGTTCGAGACAAAGGAGATTAAGGAGGAGGACAGAGAGTTCTTCTACGACAGATACTCCCTCGAAGGGCTCCATCAGCTTATGATGCTCATGCGACTTACGGAGGGATGCGCACCCCGGGTTCATGTCCCCACGCTGACATTCCAGTGCAGTCTGGATAAAACCGTTGAGCCGTGTGCATCAGAGCAGTTTCATAAGGATTTGGGAACCTATGATAAGCGTCTTATTATATATGATGACGGCGAAACATCCGTCCATGCGTTAACAACTGAGAGCAATCCCTGGCGACCGGAGATGTTCGCAGAGATCAGCGGCTGGCTTAAACGTTTCTGA
- a CDS encoding 50S ribosomal protein L11 methyltransferase, translating to MQQKKVYTIDINDSCSMIIRQGAFGSGEHETTQSCLRKLSSMEIEGKTLLDIGCGTGILGIAASKLGARMAVGFDPDFSSCITALDCNRMNDVSNNHIICGYAESVSGVYDIIVANIYYDIAMALRDYVSVHLAEGGMVILSGIPIEENYDVRRCYEQGGFKILDLNILDEYSTILLKKGD from the coding sequence ATGCAGCAGAAAAAGGTCTATACAATCGACATAAATGATTCATGCAGTATGATAATACGTCAGGGAGCCTTCGGTAGCGGCGAGCATGAAACAACGCAGTCATGCCTGCGGAAGCTCTCCTCGATGGAAATAGAGGGGAAGACCCTGCTGGACATAGGCTGTGGAACTGGAATCCTCGGTATAGCGGCATCAAAACTGGGTGCTAGAATGGCTGTGGGGTTCGATCCGGACTTTTCATCATGTATAACCGCCCTTGACTGCAACCGGATGAACGATGTTTCGAACAACCATATAATATGCGGGTACGCCGAGTCTGTCAGCGGCGTTTACGATATCATCGTAGCGAACATTTATTATGACATAGCAATGGCTTTGCGGGATTACGTATCGGTACATCTTGCTGAGGGCGGCATGGTTATACTTTCGGGCATTCCGATTGAGGAAAACTATGATGTAAGAAGATGTTACGAGCAGGGAGGCTTCAAAATCCTTGACTTGAACATACTCGATGAATATAGTACCATTCTTTTGAAAAAGGGCGATTAG
- a CDS encoding HU family DNA-binding protein, translated as MNKKELIEMIADKSGLKKADAEKALKAFEESVVEALKADDKVTLVGFGTFSVSERKERKGRNPQTGAEMVIPSKKVPKFVAGKLFKDSID; from the coding sequence GTGAATAAGAAGGAACTGATTGAAATGATCGCAGACAAGTCCGGCCTTAAAAAGGCGGACGCTGAGAAGGCTCTCAAGGCATTTGAAGAGTCAGTAGTTGAAGCTCTTAAAGCTGACGACAAGGTTACCCTTGTTGGATTCGGTACATTCTCTGTTTCTGAGAGAAAAGAGCGCAAGGGAAGAAACCCTCAGACTGGTGCTGAGATGGTTATTCCTTCCAAAAAAGTGCCTAAGTTCGTTGCTGGTAAACTTTTCAAGGACAGCATTGACTAA